The Psilocybe cubensis strain MGC-MH-2018 chromosome 7, whole genome shotgun sequence genome has a window encoding:
- a CDS encoding Nitronate monooxygenase — protein sequence MTITTPIQTSLTKLLGIKTPIVEAAMAGASGGLLAAQVSLAGGFGFLSAGYDSVENLEKEINIARSLLQPNGDILPIGVGFLCWQLEKLPDKAEKLLTVALENRVQAVWFAFGNDIGRWVNFVRENDPRAHTKDAVKIFIQVSTVPDLRLALDTWKADVIVAQGNEAGGHGLSTSLTTLTLLPLFAQVVAESNGPPLLAAGGLATGSQIASLLTLGASGVVLGTRFLLSPESLYTDVQRTALVEADSFKSVRTMAFDYARNTLGWPEGIDGRGLRNATVDDYEKGEDMEIIRKKFAEGVRMNDTSRSVVWAGSAVGLMSKIIPAREILLELHEECLQCLKNTSNLISK from the exons ATGACGATCACTACTCCTATTCAAACTTCCCTAACCAAATTATTGG GCATTAAAACTCCAATTGTGGAGGCTGCAATGGCTGGTGCTAGTGGAG GATTACTTGCTGCGCAAGTCAGCCTCGCTGGTGGCTTTGGTTTTCTTTCAGCAG GCTACGACTCTGTAGAAAATCTGGAAAAGGAGATTAATATTGCTCGCAGTCTATTACAGCCAAACGGAGACATACTTCCAATCGGTGTAGGCTTCTTATGTTGGCAATTGGAGAAGCTTCCTGATAAAGCAGAGAAACTTTTGACCGTTGCGCTGGAGAACCGTGTTCAAGCAGTCTGGTTTGCTTTCGGCAACGATATCGGCCGTTGGGTGAATTTTGTGCGAGAGAACGACCCCCGAGCACACACCAAGGACGCTGTCAAAATATTCATTCAAGTCTCAACGGTCCCAGATCTACGTCTGGCGCTCGACACCTGGAAAGCTGACGTGATTGTTGCTCAGG GTAATGAAGCAGGGGGTCACGGACTGAGTACAAGCCTTACTACCTTGACCTTACTTCCATTATTCGCACAGGTTGTGGCGGAGTCCAATGGACCTCCTTTGCTTGCGGCAGGAGGCCTTGCTACTGGCTCGCAAATAGCCTCTCTACTTACTCTCGGTGCTTCTGGGGTGGTCTTGGGAACTCGCTTTCTCCTCTCTCCAGAAAGCTTGTACACCGATGTACAACGTACGGCGCTTGTTGAAGCCGATTCTTTCAAGTCAGTACGTACCATGGCTTTCGATTACGCTAGAAATACTCTGGGTTGGCCTGAAGGTATCGATGGAAGGGGATTGCGTAACG CTACTGTTGATGACTATGAAAAAGGAGAAGATATGGAGATAATTAGGAAGAAATTCGCGGAGGGCGTGCGAATGAATGATACGAGTAGGTCAGTCGTTTGGGCGGGCTCAGCAGTGGGGTTAATGTCCAAAATAATACCTGCAAGA GAAATTTTACTTGAACTACATGAAGAATGTCTGCAATGTCTAAAAAACACCTCTAATCTGATATCGAAGTGA
- a CDS encoding GDP-mannose transporter into the lumen of the Golgi, producing MSSHPRGKDSNRQDAAEYKKAMATGGVEAHASPIPPIVCYCVASILMTVVNKIDMSRLKFVVSGAQFSMNFLLLCIQSLVCVACVVVVKKIGVISFRAFDWADAKAWFPISFLLVSVIYTGSKSLQHLSIPVYTIFKNLTIILIAYGEVIWFGGRVTGLTFVSFIFMVVSSVIAAWSDVTGAISESSLPIVSTDVGLNSLQDVAGAVRGLNVGYYWMLVNCLTSAAYVLSMRKRIKSTGFSDWDSMFYNNLLSIPILAVFSVVVEDWGTANLTRNFPPETRNILLLAIAFSGAAAVGISYTTAWCVRVTSSTTYSMVGALNKLPVAASGMLFFGDPVTPGSVSAVGVGFFAGLVYAVAKNNQKKAENRMQSSGIIPLTNRKP from the exons ATGTCTTCGCATCCGAGAGGCAAAGACTCGAATCGGCAGGATGCTGCAGAATACAAGAAAGCAATGGCGACAGGAGGAGTAGAGGCACATGCATCGCCAA TACCCCCAATTGTATGTTACTGTGTCGCTTCAATATTAATGACTGTAGTCAATAAG ATTGACATGAGTCGGCTAAAGTTTGTAGTGTCTGGAGCTCAGTTCTCCATgaattttttgttgttgtgtaTTCAATCACTCGTCTGTGTGGCctgtgtggtggtggtgaagaAAATCGGAGTCATATCCTTTCGAGCTTTTGATTGGGCGGACGCGAAGGCTTGGTTTCCAATCAGTTTCTTGCTTGTAAGCGTGATATACACTGGTTCAAAGAGTTTG CAACATCTGAGCATACCCGTCTACACCATATTCAAAAATCTGACCATTATCCTAATC GCCTATGGAGAGGTCATCTGGTTTGGAGGACGTGTGACCGGATTGACCTTCGTTTCGTTCATTTTCATG GTTGTGTCGTCTGTTATTGCAGCGTGGTCTGATGTCACTGGGGCCATTTCGGAGTCATCGCTACCAATCGTAAGCACCGATGTGGGGTTGAATTCCTTGCAAGATGTTGCAGGCGCTGTCCGCGGGCTTAATGTTGGATACTATTGGATGCTTGTCAATTGTTTAACGAGCGCAGCCTAC GTCCTTTCTATGCGAAAAAGAATCAAGTCGACGGGCTTCTCCGATTGGGATTCAATGTTCTACAATAACCTGTTGAGTATCCCGATACTGGCCGTGTTTTCAGTTGTTGTTGAAGACTGGGGAACTGCGAACTTGACTCGAAATTT CCCTCCGGAGACCCGGAATATTCTTCTTTTGGCGATTGCATTCTCCGGTGCTGCCGCTGTAGGGATTTCATACACGACTGCTTGGTGTGTCAGGGTAACCAGCAGTACGACGTACAG TATGGTTGGAGCGCTGAATAAACTCCCTGTGGCTGCCTCAGGGATGCTATTTTTCGGAGACCCAGTTACACCTGGCTCAGTATCTGCGGTGGGAGTGGGTTTTTTCGCAGGACTAGTGTATGCCGTGGCCAAAAATAATCAGAAGAAAGCAGAAAATCGGATGCAGTCCTCAGGCATTATTCCCTTGACGAATCGGAAACCATAA